CGGGACGGCGGTCCTGCCGACGCACGGCTTCGGCAGCTTCTGCTCCGCCGCGCAGGCCGCGGGCGGGGCGGTGACGACGATCGGGCGTGAGCGCGCTGTGAACGAGGCCCTGGTGAAGGACGTCGACGCGTTCGTCGCCGACCTGCTCGCCGGGTTGGACGACATTCCCGCGTACTACGCGCACATGGGTCCGGTGAACGCACAGGGCCCGGCTCCGGTGGACCTGACGCCGCCCCGCCCGGCCGACGCCGAGGAGATCGCGGCACGGCTGGCCGCCGGGGAGTGGGTGGTGGATCTGCGCAACCGGGTCGCCTTCGCGAAGGGGCATGTCGCCGGGTCGCTCAACTTCGAGGCCGAGGGGCAGCTCGCCACCTATCTGGCCTGGCTGCTGCCCTGGGGCAAGCCGGTCACCCTGCTCGCCGAGACACCGGCCCAACTGGCCGACGCGCAGCGGGAACTCGTCCGGGTCGGCATCGACCGACCGGTCGCGGCCGCGACCGGCTCCCCCGCCGACTGGATACGGCAGGGCGAGCGGCCGCGCTCCTTCCCGCGCGGCACCTTCGCCGAACTGGCCGCGGCCCGAACGGCCGCTGCCCGAACGGCCGCTGCCCGCACGGCCGCTGCCCGACCAGCCGCACAGGACGCCGTCGTGGTCCTCGACGTGCGGCGCGACTCCGAGCGCGAGGCCGGCCACCTCAAGGGCTCGCTGCACATTCCGCTGCACCAACTGCGCGGCCGCCTCCCGGAGATACCGGAGGGCACCGTGTGGGTGCACTGCGCCGGCGGTATGCGGGCCGCCATCGCCGCCTCGCTGCTCGACGCGGCGGGACGCGACGTGGTCGCCGTCGACGACGGGTTCGCCGCGGCGCGCGACGCCGGGCTGCCCATGGCGCGCATCACCCCGGCCGAGGCCGAGGAGCGGGCGGGCTCGGACGCCGTCCTGCTGGACGTCCGCGAGCCCGACGAGTGGGCCGCGGGACATGCCCCGGGCGCCGTCCTCGCGCCGCTCTCCTCGCTCACGGCCGGGGAGCTGCTGCCGAAGGCCGCGCAGGGCCGCCCGATCGTCGCGATCTGCCGCTCCGGCAAGCGCTCCCGCGAGGCCGCGGCCCTGCTCACCGCGCGCGGCGGCACGGACG
Above is a window of Streptomyces sp. DT2A-34 DNA encoding:
- a CDS encoding rhodanese-like domain-containing protein, producing the protein MYFVDTIDVPGLGNRGYLAGGAHSAAVVDPPRDIDRVIAAAARRGVRITHVVETHVHNDYVTGGLELARITGATYLVPAAARVGYERVPVADGDRTRIDDGLVLRALATPGHTPHHTSYVLEEAGHSVAVFTGGSLLIGTVGRPDLVEPGLTARLARAQYDSAHRLAAELPDGTAVLPTHGFGSFCSAAQAAGGAVTTIGRERAVNEALVKDVDAFVADLLAGLDDIPAYYAHMGPVNAQGPAPVDLTPPRPADAEEIAARLAAGEWVVDLRNRVAFAKGHVAGSLNFEAEGQLATYLAWLLPWGKPVTLLAETPAQLADAQRELVRVGIDRPVAAATGSPADWIRQGERPRSFPRGTFAELAAARTAAARTAAARTAAARPAAQDAVVVLDVRRDSEREAGHLKGSLHIPLHQLRGRLPEIPEGTVWVHCAGGMRAAIAASLLDAAGRDVVAVDDGFAAARDAGLPMARITPAEAEERAGSDAVLLDVREPDEWAAGHAPGAVLAPLSSLTAGELLPKAAQGRPIVAICRSGKRSREAAALLTARGGTDVVDVIGGMRAWAEAGLPVVAESGAGTSGRPR